One segment of Solanum stenotomum isolate F172 chromosome 1, ASM1918654v1, whole genome shotgun sequence DNA contains the following:
- the LOC125858512 gene encoding uncharacterized protein LOC125858512, with translation MNGAVEATSKNIKKILRKMIDNHRGWHEMLPYALLGYRTTVRTSIGATPYLLVYGIEAVIPTEVEIPSLRIIQEAELSDADWIRRQIDQLTLIDEKRMVVVCHGQLYQQRMIRAFHKRVRVKIFEVVLSEGALVLSEMDGIEWPKSINSDAVKRYYV, from the exons atgaatggagctgTAGAAGCCACTagcaagaacataaagaagattctAAGGAAAATGATTGACAATCATagaggttggcacgagatgttgccatatgctttgttgggttacagAACGACTGTCAGGACATCGATTGGAGCTACTCCATACTTATTAGTATATGGAATAGAAGCAGTCATACCTACGGAAGTTGAGATACCTTCATtaagaatcatccaagaagctgaattgagtGATGCAGATTGGATTCGCAGGCAGATTGATCAGttaacattgattgatgagaagagaatggttgttgtttgtcatggtcaactTTATCaacagagaatgattcgtgctttccaCAAAAGAGTAAGagtcaaaatatttgaagtgg tgttatcCGAAGGAGCTTTagtcctgtcggagatggatggcaTCGAATGGCCAAAATCgatcaactcagatgctgtCAAGAGATACTATGTGTAA